A stretch of Prunus dulcis chromosome 6, ALMONDv2, whole genome shotgun sequence DNA encodes these proteins:
- the LOC117631579 gene encoding RNA cytidine acetyltransferase 1 isoform X3 gives MDDELNILPISSHMRSIAPVPVKEDSEGISESQRELKDLKEQLSDAFPVGPLIKKCCTLDQGNAVATFLDTILDKTLRSTVALLAARGRGKSAALGLAIAGAIAAGYSNIFVTAPSPENLKTLFEFVCKGFDALEYKEHIDYDVQKSSDPLLKKATLQINIFKQHRQTIQYIRPQEHEKLSQVELLVVDEAAAIPLPVVKSLLGPYLVFLSSTVNGYEGTGRSLSLKLLQQLEEQSQMSAKGPISGRLFKKIELKESIRYASGDPIESWLHGLLCLDITNYIPKLNGLPAPNECDLYYVNRDTLFSYHKDSELFLQRMMALYVASHYKNSPNDLQLMADAPAHHLFVLLGPVDESKNQLPDILCVIQVCLEGQISRNSAKKSLSNGRQPFGDQIPWKFCEQFQDTVFPSLSGARIVRIATHPSAMKIGYGSQAVELLTRYYEGQFAPISEVDVEDVVETVPVRVTEAAEKVSLLEESIKPRTDLPHLLVHLRERRPEKLHYIGVSFGLTLDLFRFWWKHKFVPFYIGHIPSAVTGEHTCMVLKSLKNDELEVNNFRPFYQDFRRRFLRLLGYSFHSMDYRLAMSIIDPKINFTEQEPKLPTVDGFLRSITNILSPYDMKRLGAYTSNLADFHMILDLVSTLSHLYFQEKLPVTLSYAQASILLCIGLQNQDISYIEGLMKLDRSQILSLFIKVMKKFYKYLYAIASEEIESTLPRPKETVLEPHKISVDDDLNEAARKVEDGMRSNTDGLNPELLQQYAIGDRDAELENALQNGGVKLPAGGVVSVKSSRNKMEEKGKRKSSHNSGEKWRKHEHGSNSKSNKKKKYSQ, from the exons GGAAATGCTGTTGCTACATTTCTGGATACAATCTTGGACAAGACACTTCGAAGTACTGTTGCCTTGCTAGCTGCTCGTGGCCGTGGGAAATCAGCTGCACTTGGTTTGGCAATTGCTGGAGCTATTGCTGCAGG GTATTCAAATATCTTTGTAACTGCACCCAGCCCCGAGAACTTAAAAACTCTGTTCGAATTTGTTTGCAAGGGTTTTGATGCACTGGAATATAAG GAACATATAGATTATGATGTACAGAAAAGCAGTGACCCTTTGTTGAAAAAAGCAACTCTACAGATCAATATATTCAAGCAGCACAGACAAACAATTCAG TATATACGACCACAAGAGCATGAAAAGCTTTCCCAAGTTGAACTGTTGGTTGTTGATGAAGCAGCAGCTATTCCACTACCAGTGGTGAAGTCTTTGCTTGGTCCTTATCTGGTCTTCCTTTCATCTACTGTTAATGG CTATGAAGGTACTGGTCGGTCTTTGTCCCTAAAACTTCTACAGCAATTGGAAGAGCAAAGCCAGATGTCTGCTAAAGGCCCTATATCTG GTCGACTTTTCAAAAAGATTGAATTGAAAGAATCTATCAGATATGCTTCCGGTGATCCAATTGAATCCTGGCTTCATGGTTTACTTTGCTTGGATATTACGAATTACATCCCTAAACTTAACGG GTTACCTGCACCCAATGAGTGTGATCTGTACTATGTGAACCGTGATACACTTTTTTCATATCATAAAGATAGCGAGTTGTTCTTACAG CGAATGATGGCACTGTATGTTGCCTCTCATTACaaaaattctccaaatgaTTTGCAACTAATGGCTGATGCTCCAGCTCACCACTTGTTCGTGCTACTTG GTCCTGTTGATGAGTCAAAAAATCAGCTTCCTGATATTTTGTGCGTCATTCAG GTCTGCCTTGAGGGACAGATTTCTCGTAATTCTGCAAAGAAAAGTTTAAGCAATGGTCGTCAGCCCTTTGGTGATCAGATACCATGGAAATTCTGTGAGCAATTTCAGGACACTGTGTTTCCCAGTCTGTCAGGTGCTCGGATTGTACGAATCGCTACACATCCAAGTGCCATGAAG ATTGGATATGGTTCACAAGCAGTGGAACTATTGACAAG GTACTACGAAGGACAGTTTGCTCCTATTTCTGAAGTGGATGTTGAAGATGTTGTTGAGACGGTGCCTGTCAGAGTCACAGAAGCTGCCGAGAAG GTTTCATTGCTGGAAGAAAGTATAAAACCTAGAACAGATCTTCCTCATTTGCTCGTTCATCTTCGTGAAAGGCGACCAGAGAAGCTCCATTATATTGGTGTCTCCTTTGGGCTTACCTTAGACCTTTTCCGCTTTTGGTGGAAACATAAATTTGTTCCATTCTATATTGGACATATTCCA AGTGCTGTAACTGGTGAGCATACATGTATGGTCCTGAAATCTTTGAAGAATGATGAACTTGAAGTTAACAATTTTCGTCCGTTCTACCAAG ATTTCAGGCGAAGGTTTTTGAGACTACTGGGTTATAGTTTTCATTCAATGGATTATAGGCTCGCTATGAG CATCATAGATCCTAAGATCAATTTCACAGAGCAAGAACCCAAGTTGCCTACCGTTGATGGGTTCTTAAGGTCAATCACAAATATATTGTCACCTTATGATATGAAGAGACTTGGAGCTTACACCAGCAATCTTGCTGACTTTCATATG ATTTTGGATCTTGTTTCAACCCTTTCACATCTGTATTTCCAAGAGAAACTTCCAGTAACATTGTCATATGCCCAGGCTTCCATATTGCTCTGCATTGGCTTACAAAATCAAGATATCTCCTATATTGAG GGGCTGATGAAATTGGATCGGTCACAAATATTGTCTCTGTTTATAAAAGTTATGAAGAAGTTTTACAAATATCTGTACGCTATTGCATCTGAGGAGATTGAGTCAACCTTGCCTAGACCAAAAGAA ACTGTCTTGGAACCTCACAAAATCTCTGTCGACGATGATCTCAATGAGGCTGCAAGGAAAGTTGAG GATGGGATGAGATCCAACACAGATGGGTTAAATCCTGAGTTGCTTCAACAGTATGCGATTGGGGACAGAGATGCAGAACTTGAGAATGCATTACAGAATGGTGGTGTAAAGTTACCAGCTGGCGGTGTTGTTAGTGTGAAATCAAGTAGAAATAAAATGGAGGAGAAAGGAAAACGGAAATCGAGTCATAATAGCGGGGAAAAGTGGCGTAAACATGAGCATGGCTCCAACTCCAAgtccaacaaaaagaagaaatattcaCAATAG